One part of the Bdellovibrio bacteriovorus genome encodes these proteins:
- a CDS encoding YceI family protein — protein sequence MRALLLSFMATSLVSTSALAAKFDVDKAHTNVSFTAPHLMVSKVKGRFDQVSGSFEFDEKSMKLSDINVTIKTDSINTNEADRDKHMRSPDFFDVAKYPEMTFKSTNVKYDKNKPDKVEGDLTIRGITKKVTLDVDYNGAVTDPWGNRVVTFEAEGEVNRKDFGLNWNKAMDKGGFVVGDKIKIEIDGEAKVAAVPAAPKK from the coding sequence ATGCGCGCGCTGCTCTTGTCTTTCATGGCCACATCTTTGGTATCCACCTCTGCCCTTGCCGCGAAATTTGATGTCGACAAGGCTCACACCAACGTTTCCTTCACAGCTCCGCACCTGATGGTTTCAAAAGTCAAAGGCCGTTTCGACCAGGTCAGTGGCAGTTTCGAGTTCGATGAAAAGTCCATGAAGTTAAGTGACATCAATGTGACCATCAAAACCGATTCAATTAACACCAATGAAGCCGATCGCGACAAACACATGCGCAGTCCGGACTTCTTTGATGTGGCAAAGTACCCGGAAATGACTTTTAAATCCACCAACGTCAAATACGACAAGAACAAACCCGACAAAGTCGAAGGTGACCTGACCATTCGCGGGATCACCAAGAAAGTCACCCTGGATGTTGATTACAACGGCGCAGTCACCGACCCCTGGGGCAATCGCGTTGTCACCTTTGAAGCCGAAGGCGAAGTCAACCGCAAGGACTTCGGGCTGAACTGGAACAAGGCCATGGACAAGGGCGGATTTGTTGTCGGTGACAAGATCAAAATCGAAATCGATGGCGAAGCCAAAGTCGCAGCAGTTCCAGCAGCTCCAAAAAAATAG
- a CDS encoding S8 family peptidase yields MKKMALYVASAILALSGVASANSQKQDLLIKLAPGFVELEIQGAKVEKLSESWVRVQAPRRMSLQSLEKNPAIEYVQPNYKISLLEDYKIEDPLRRAALAKMLSRNPQLRAAARQDNPAIPDAPQPTTGADPLFSKQWGMLDIGVVDGWKVTKGNPEMIVAVIDTGVDYTHEDLLPNLWRNAGEIPDNGIDDDGNGYIDDVIGWDFVTNDNKPYDLAVDSLDGLFKGGNPGHGTHCAGNVAARGDNGKGIAGVAPNVKIMSLRFIGMTGGGTTADAIKSIRYAVDNGAKIMNNSWGSEGEEPGAPENQALRDAVQYAQDKGVLFIAAAGNGHKGVGYDNDTDKLPAYPASYDHDIIISVAALDSNDRLGSFSNWGQKSVDIGAPGVKVYSTTVAQSYSDTVIDKFGFKATWDGTSMAAPHVAGAAALYWSAHPEKSWQDVKAAIIGSARKINALDRKSVSGGKLDVKALMSY; encoded by the coding sequence ATGAAGAAGATGGCACTGTACGTTGCTTCTGCCATTCTTGCTTTGTCCGGAGTGGCATCTGCCAACTCCCAAAAGCAAGATTTGCTTATTAAACTGGCACCTGGCTTCGTTGAATTGGAAATTCAGGGCGCAAAAGTCGAAAAATTGAGCGAATCCTGGGTTCGCGTTCAAGCTCCCCGCCGCATGAGCCTTCAATCTTTGGAAAAAAATCCGGCCATCGAGTACGTTCAGCCGAACTACAAAATCTCTCTTTTGGAAGATTATAAAATCGAAGACCCTCTTCGCCGTGCCGCTTTGGCAAAAATGCTTTCAAGAAATCCTCAGCTTCGCGCAGCCGCTCGCCAGGACAATCCGGCGATCCCTGACGCTCCGCAACCAACAACCGGCGCAGATCCTTTGTTCTCCAAACAGTGGGGCATGCTGGATATCGGCGTAGTTGACGGCTGGAAAGTGACAAAAGGCAATCCGGAAATGATCGTGGCGGTTATCGACACAGGTGTCGACTACACACACGAAGACCTTCTGCCAAATCTTTGGAGAAACGCTGGCGAAATCCCGGACAACGGCATCGACGATGACGGCAACGGTTACATCGACGACGTGATCGGCTGGGATTTTGTGACCAACGACAACAAACCTTATGACCTTGCCGTGGATTCTTTGGACGGCCTGTTCAAAGGTGGCAACCCAGGTCACGGCACTCACTGTGCGGGTAACGTGGCGGCTCGTGGTGACAATGGCAAAGGTATTGCGGGCGTGGCACCGAACGTGAAAATCATGTCTTTGCGTTTCATCGGCATGACGGGCGGCGGAACCACAGCTGATGCGATCAAATCCATCCGCTATGCTGTTGATAACGGCGCGAAAATCATGAACAACTCGTGGGGTTCTGAAGGTGAAGAGCCAGGCGCTCCTGAAAATCAGGCATTGCGTGATGCTGTTCAATACGCTCAGGACAAAGGTGTTCTGTTCATCGCAGCGGCGGGCAACGGGCACAAAGGTGTGGGCTATGACAACGACACGGACAAGCTTCCGGCTTACCCTGCGTCTTATGATCACGACATCATCATCTCTGTGGCGGCATTGGATTCCAACGACCGTCTGGGTTCATTCTCCAACTGGGGTCAAAAATCTGTGGATATCGGCGCGCCGGGCGTGAAGGTTTATTCCACAACCGTAGCACAAAGCTACAGCGACACTGTTATCGATAAATTTGGCTTCAAAGCAACTTGGGATGGCACGTCCATGGCGGCGCCTCACGTTGCGGGTGCCGCGGCTCTTTACTGGTCTGCTCACCCGGAAAAATCCTGGCAGGATGTGAAAGCGGCGATCATCGGATCTGCTCGTAAGATCAATGCTCTTGACCGCAAATCCGTGTCAGGCGGCAAGCTTGATGTGAAAGCTTTGATGAGCTACTAA
- a CDS encoding NADH-quinone oxidoreductase subunit B, whose amino-acid sequence MTGTQAVDDMSRGFAFTSKLDAIVAWGRKNSLWPMPYGTACCGIEFMSVMGPKYDLARFGAEVARFSPRQADLLVVAGTITEKMAPVIVRIYQQMLEPKYVLSMGACASSGGFYRAYHVLQGVDKVIPVDVYIPGCPPTPEAVMDGIMALQRMIATNQPRPWKDNWKSPYEQA is encoded by the coding sequence ATGACCGGAACCCAAGCTGTAGATGATATGTCGCGAGGTTTTGCTTTCACGTCAAAGCTTGATGCTATTGTTGCGTGGGGAAGAAAAAACTCTCTGTGGCCAATGCCGTACGGTACTGCTTGCTGCGGTATCGAGTTCATGTCCGTGATGGGTCCCAAGTATGACTTGGCTCGTTTCGGTGCGGAAGTGGCGCGCTTCTCTCCACGTCAGGCGGACTTGCTTGTCGTTGCGGGAACCATCACCGAGAAAATGGCTCCGGTGATCGTGCGTATCTATCAGCAGATGCTGGAACCTAAGTACGTGTTGTCCATGGGTGCTTGTGCAAGCTCCGGTGGTTTCTATCGTGCTTACCACGTTCTTCAGGGCGTTGATAAAGTCATCCCTGTCGACGTTTACATTCCTGGCTGCCCTCCAACACCAGAGGCGGTGATGGACGGTATCATGGCTTTGCAGCGTATGATCGCGACAAATCAACCACGCCCTTGGAAAGACAACTGGAAGAGCCCATATGAACAAGCTTGA
- the nuoD gene encoding NADH dehydrogenase (quinone) subunit D: protein MNKLENLKQLLAGKFKIENFKFTHAVGDDVIEVPKEDAPALLLFLRESGQFDFLMDVCGADYPSREKRFDVVYNLFNSKDSSRLRIKAQVGEGESIGTAIPAYRGADWFEREAYDMFGIIFDGHPNLRKILTHHQFVGHPLRKDYDANNQQACTNSLPIHFNNEPGSPGDVLNDKYLPLNIGPSHTAMHGTLRVMAEMDGETIIRCNNEIGYLHRCFEKMAETHPYNQVIPYTDRLNYCSAPMNNIGYCKAVERLLGVEIPPKAQAMRVILAELSRIIDHTIAIGTGAMDLGALTSFFYMFGMREKVYGLFEKLCGARLTVSMTRIGGMAQDAPEGWFDEVVALCKEIRKGTDEMAAMVIDNKIFIQRTKNVCPVSAQDAIQWGYTGPMLRACGVNLDLRKAQPYYGYDALDFDVPVGTNGDIYDRYLVRFEEMRQSVRIIEQVCKNVPGGDYTIRDKGIVLPEKKDVYGNIEGLMNHFMLIIKGLRPPVGEVYDATEAANGELGFYLVSDGSANPYRLKVRPPCFAIYQSFPTVVKGAMLADAIATVASMNLIAGELDR from the coding sequence ATGAACAAGCTTGAAAATCTGAAACAGCTTCTGGCTGGCAAATTTAAAATTGAGAACTTCAAGTTCACCCACGCTGTCGGCGATGACGTGATCGAAGTTCCTAAAGAAGACGCTCCGGCGCTTTTGTTGTTCCTTCGTGAAAGCGGCCAGTTCGACTTCCTGATGGACGTGTGCGGTGCGGATTATCCAAGCCGTGAAAAGCGTTTTGACGTTGTCTACAACCTGTTCAACTCCAAGGATTCCTCCCGTCTGCGCATCAAAGCGCAAGTGGGCGAGGGCGAGTCCATTGGTACTGCAATTCCTGCTTACCGTGGTGCGGACTGGTTCGAGCGCGAAGCGTACGACATGTTCGGTATCATCTTTGACGGTCACCCGAACCTGCGCAAAATCCTGACTCACCACCAGTTCGTCGGTCACCCTTTGCGCAAGGACTACGATGCGAACAACCAGCAGGCGTGCACAAACTCCCTGCCGATTCATTTCAACAACGAGCCGGGTTCACCAGGCGACGTATTGAATGACAAATATCTTCCATTGAACATCGGTCCTTCCCATACAGCGATGCACGGAACTTTGCGTGTGATGGCTGAAATGGACGGCGAGACAATCATCCGTTGCAACAACGAGATCGGTTACCTGCACCGCTGCTTCGAAAAAATGGCGGAAACTCACCCGTACAATCAGGTGATCCCTTACACCGACCGTCTGAACTACTGTTCTGCTCCGATGAACAACATCGGTTACTGCAAAGCGGTTGAAAGACTTTTGGGCGTGGAAATCCCGCCAAAAGCTCAGGCGATGCGTGTGATCCTGGCTGAACTTTCCCGTATCATCGATCACACGATCGCAATCGGTACCGGTGCGATGGACTTGGGGGCTTTGACCAGCTTCTTCTATATGTTCGGTATGCGTGAAAAAGTTTACGGCCTGTTCGAGAAACTTTGCGGTGCCCGTCTGACAGTGTCCATGACCCGTATCGGTGGTATGGCTCAGGATGCGCCGGAAGGCTGGTTCGATGAAGTCGTGGCTCTTTGCAAAGAAATCCGCAAGGGCACTGACGAAATGGCGGCGATGGTTATCGACAACAAAATCTTCATCCAGCGTACTAAAAACGTATGTCCGGTGTCTGCTCAGGATGCGATTCAGTGGGGCTATACAGGTCCAATGCTTCGTGCCTGCGGTGTGAATCTGGATCTGCGCAAAGCGCAGCCATACTATGGTTACGACGCTTTGGACTTTGATGTTCCAGTGGGAACCAACGGTGACATCTATGACCGTTACCTGGTTCGTTTCGAGGAAATGCGTCAGTCCGTTCGTATCATTGAACAAGTCTGCAAAAACGTTCCTGGTGGCGATTACACAATCCGCGACAAAGGCATCGTTCTTCCAGAGAAAAAAGACGTTTACGGCAACATCGAAGGTTTGATGAATCACTTCATGCTGATCATCAAGGGTCTTCGCCCACCAGTGGGTGAAGTTTACGATGCGACAGAGGCGGCCAACGGTGAGTTGGGCTTCTATCTGGTCAGCGATGGTTCCGCGAATCCTTACCGTTTGAAAGTTCGTCCACCTTGCTTTGCGATCTACCAGTCTTTCCCGACTGTGGTTAAGGGCGCGATGCTGGCCGATGCGATCGCAACGGTTGCCTCCATGAACCTTATTGCCGGCGAATTGGACCGCTAG
- a CDS encoding complex I 24 kDa subunit family protein, with the protein MFKLSDSGLAAVKSELARYEAKESAIIPSLYIAQKENNGFITPDIIRHLSQVMDIPEARINEVFKFYTMFNQKPVGKYHVQVCTNISCALEGGREMASHICHELGVKYNEVTADGRFTVSKVECLGSCGTAPMMQVNDTYHEKLTPETAMNLLRGMK; encoded by the coding sequence ATGTTTAAATTGTCTGATTCTGGCTTGGCTGCAGTAAAAAGTGAACTGGCTCGCTACGAGGCGAAAGAGTCCGCTATTATTCCAAGCCTTTATATTGCTCAAAAAGAAAATAACGGCTTCATCACGCCGGACATTATCCGTCATCTGTCCCAGGTTATGGATATTCCGGAAGCACGTATCAATGAAGTGTTCAAATTCTACACCATGTTCAACCAGAAGCCCGTGGGCAAATACCACGTGCAGGTTTGCACGAACATCTCCTGCGCGCTTGAAGGCGGCCGTGAGATGGCAAGCCACATCTGCCATGAACTGGGTGTAAAATACAATGAAGTCACTGCTGACGGCCGCTTCACAGTTTCCAAGGTAGAGTGCCTTGGTTCCTGCGGAACTGCGCCGATGATGCAGGTGAATGACACCTACCACGAAAAGCTGACTCCAGAGACAGCGATGAATCTGTTGAGAGGTATGAAATAA
- the nuoF gene encoding NADH-quinone oxidoreductase subunit NuoF, with product MSEVKVLTEFYHLPEYQTLAGYKAKGGYETLHKAFKMQPQAIIDEVKASGLRGRGGAGFPTGMKWGFLPKNGEPRYLLCNADEGEPGTFKDRMMMERAPHQLIEGMIISAFAIGSNKGYIYVRGEYVFPIECLNKAIKEAYAAGLLGKNILGSGFDFDLDVYRGAGAYICGEETGMISSLEGLKGQPKLKPPFPAVQGYLRKPTIVNNVETLAAVTYIIKDGAQTYRKHGTEKSAGTKLFSLSGNVMTPGNFEVPLGYPLMDLIMKEGGGMKPGRKLKAVIPGGSSAPVLTAEEVAKANLDYESLAGLGTMLGSGAVIVIDDSQCMVDMLGVLTHFYAHESCGQCTPCREGTGWLNKVLHSILEGRGRLQDIDLLIKVADNMKGKTICALSDAAALPVLSFVTKFRDEFEFYVREGRSKVKGTTYAEMHH from the coding sequence ATGTCTGAAGTAAAAGTGCTTACAGAATTCTACCACCTGCCTGAATATCAAACTTTGGCGGGCTACAAAGCCAAGGGTGGTTACGAAACTCTTCACAAAGCCTTCAAAATGCAACCTCAAGCCATCATTGATGAAGTGAAAGCTTCCGGTCTGCGCGGTCGTGGTGGTGCGGGTTTCCCAACGGGTATGAAATGGGGCTTTTTGCCGAAAAACGGCGAGCCACGCTATCTTCTGTGCAACGCCGATGAAGGCGAGCCAGGGACTTTCAAAGACCGTATGATGATGGAGCGTGCTCCACATCAATTGATCGAAGGCATGATCATCTCTGCTTTCGCGATCGGTTCCAACAAAGGTTACATCTACGTTCGTGGTGAGTACGTATTCCCGATTGAATGCCTGAACAAGGCGATCAAAGAGGCTTATGCTGCCGGTCTTCTGGGTAAAAACATCCTGGGTTCCGGTTTTGATTTCGATCTGGATGTGTACCGCGGTGCCGGTGCTTATATCTGCGGTGAGGAAACAGGCATGATCTCTTCTTTGGAAGGTCTGAAAGGCCAGCCAAAATTGAAACCGCCATTCCCGGCAGTTCAGGGTTACCTGAGAAAGCCAACCATCGTGAACAACGTGGAAACTCTGGCGGCTGTGACTTATATCATTAAGGACGGCGCTCAGACTTACCGCAAACACGGTACGGAGAAATCCGCTGGTACCAAGCTGTTCTCTTTGTCCGGTAACGTGATGACTCCAGGCAACTTTGAAGTTCCGCTGGGTTATCCGTTGATGGATCTGATCATGAAAGAGGGCGGCGGTATGAAGCCGGGCCGCAAACTGAAAGCAGTTATCCCGGGTGGTTCTTCCGCTCCGGTTTTGACGGCTGAAGAAGTGGCGAAAGCAAACTTGGATTACGAATCCCTGGCGGGTCTGGGCACAATGCTTGGTTCCGGTGCGGTGATCGTGATCGATGATTCCCAGTGCATGGTTGATATGCTGGGTGTTTTGACTCACTTCTATGCTCACGAATCCTGCGGTCAGTGCACGCCTTGCCGTGAAGGTACAGGCTGGCTGAACAAAGTTCTTCATTCGATCCTGGAAGGCCGCGGCCGTTTGCAGGACATCGACTTGTTGATCAAAGTTGCTGACAACATGAAAGGTAAAACCATCTGCGCGCTTTCTGATGCAGCGGCTTTGCCGGTATTGAGCTTCGTAACTAAGTTTAGAGATGAATTTGAATTCTATGTCCGTGAAGGACGTTCGAAAGTAAAAGGAACGACATATGCCGAAATGCACCATTAA
- a CDS encoding 2Fe-2S iron-sulfur cluster-binding protein → MPKCTINGKEVEVKEGTSIIEAMQQSGDRIAHYCWHPGLSVAGVCRLCMVEIEGNPRVQIACNTMVTEGMKINNTSEKVKDAVKWGLDFHLINHPLDCPICDQAGECGLQDQYMEYGKYDPEMAEHKQKKHKVVDLGPTVVLDSERCILCSRCVRFTEEVSKTNELGLFNRGDRTEIGTHDGMPLDNKYSLNTVDICPVGALTSKDFRFRQRVWYLKDAETVCNGCSTGCNVKVFYNKEGFFRVKPVYNEQVNGHWMCDEGRDIYKFVNREHRLLKAQVRNASGWTEMTAGAAAKNANEVLKNSQGDSLALVLTAQYTVEEFDAIVSSFVNEFKTKKVFFWINNKESFESFDGLLLRGDKNPNTKGLLKVLEKHGITATWADLTSGLNSGAIKTVVVAGPENMNAFPDFADRVKELSKASNLIWLQATKQDALMALTGNVWLIPTKTFVEKDGTFINHAGLEQKFKKATTIVSEALTLTEAALLMVGKNLAIPAVNATFMPNNQREDQVTLEARKKNEFVFRRGSL, encoded by the coding sequence ATGCCGAAATGCACCATTAATGGCAAAGAAGTCGAAGTAAAGGAAGGCACGTCGATCATCGAGGCGATGCAACAGTCTGGCGATCGTATCGCTCACTATTGCTGGCACCCGGGATTGTCCGTGGCTGGTGTTTGTCGTCTTTGCATGGTGGAGATCGAAGGAAATCCACGCGTTCAGATCGCATGTAACACCATGGTTACTGAGGGCATGAAGATCAACAACACGTCTGAAAAAGTAAAAGACGCTGTGAAGTGGGGCTTGGACTTCCACTTGATCAATCACCCGCTGGATTGCCCTATCTGCGATCAGGCAGGGGAGTGCGGTCTGCAGGATCAGTACATGGAATACGGCAAGTACGATCCTGAAATGGCCGAACACAAGCAAAAGAAACACAAGGTTGTAGACCTGGGTCCGACAGTTGTTCTGGATTCCGAGCGTTGCATCCTTTGCTCCCGCTGTGTTCGTTTCACTGAGGAAGTATCCAAAACCAACGAACTGGGCCTGTTCAACCGTGGTGACCGTACTGAAATCGGCACTCACGATGGCATGCCTTTGGACAACAAATACTCTTTGAACACTGTCGACATCTGCCCGGTGGGTGCGTTGACTTCCAAAGACTTCCGTTTCCGTCAGCGCGTTTGGTATCTAAAAGATGCTGAAACTGTATGTAATGGCTGCTCTACCGGCTGTAACGTAAAAGTCTTCTATAATAAGGAAGGTTTCTTCCGTGTGAAGCCTGTTTACAATGAGCAGGTGAACGGTCACTGGATGTGCGATGAAGGTCGTGACATCTACAAGTTCGTCAACCGTGAACACCGTCTGTTGAAGGCGCAGGTTCGCAATGCTTCCGGCTGGACAGAGATGACAGCAGGGGCGGCGGCGAAGAATGCCAATGAGGTTCTGAAAAACTCTCAAGGTGATTCTTTGGCACTGGTTCTGACTGCTCAGTACACGGTGGAAGAGTTCGATGCGATCGTTTCCTCGTTCGTGAACGAGTTCAAAACCAAGAAAGTCTTCTTCTGGATCAACAACAAGGAATCCTTCGAAAGCTTCGATGGATTGCTGTTGCGCGGGGATAAAAACCCGAACACCAAAGGCCTGCTGAAAGTTCTGGAAAAACACGGAATCACAGCGACTTGGGCGGATCTGACTTCCGGTTTGAATTCCGGAGCGATCAAAACTGTTGTGGTGGCTGGCCCGGAGAACATGAATGCGTTCCCTGACTTCGCAGATCGCGTGAAAGAGCTTTCCAAAGCTTCCAACCTGATCTGGCTGCAGGCGACCAAACAGGATGCTTTGATGGCGTTGACTGGCAACGTATGGTTGATCCCGACAAAAACATTTGTTGAGAAAGACGGCACGTTCATCAACCACGCAGGTCTTGAGCAGAAGTTCAAAAAAGCGACGACGATTGTTTCCGAAGCACTGACATTGACTGAAGCGGCGCTGTTGATGGTTGGCAAGAACCTGGCGATCCCTGCGGTGAACGCGACGTTCATGCCGAACAACCAGCGTGAAGATCAGGTGACTTTGGAAGCTCGTAAAAAGAATGAGTTCGTGTTCAGAAGAGGTAGCCTATGA
- a CDS encoding NuoI/complex I 23 kDa subunit family protein, producing MSVMQNNSEKSKWFLPGILGGLATTMKHLLKNLFNQKKMMTLNYPEEKYEYSPRFKGNHVLTVKKDGSLRCTACMLCATNCPAECIKITAAEHNDPSVEKFPISYEIDILRCVFCGFCEEACPVDAIRLGPEWQTPGVNGANFIYDINHLAYRPNLKGGILTHVDDEERHKAGI from the coding sequence ATGAGCGTAATGCAAAACAACTCTGAAAAGTCCAAGTGGTTCCTGCCGGGGATTCTGGGTGGTCTTGCAACGACCATGAAGCACTTGCTGAAGAACTTGTTCAATCAGAAGAAAATGATGACCCTGAACTATCCTGAGGAGAAGTATGAGTACTCTCCTCGTTTCAAAGGGAATCACGTTCTGACGGTTAAAAAAGACGGTTCTTTGCGCTGCACGGCTTGTATGCTTTGTGCGACCAACTGCCCTGCGGAATGTATCAAGATCACGGCGGCGGAACACAACGACCCATCAGTCGAAAAGTTCCCGATCAGCTATGAGATCGACATTCTTCGCTGCGTATTCTGCGGTTTCTGTGAAGAAGCCTGCCCGGTGGATGCAATCCGTTTGGGCCCTGAATGGCAGACTCCAGGCGTGAACGGTGCAAACTTCATCTACGACATCAATCATCTGGCATACCGTCCAAACCTTAAGGGCGGCATCCTGACTCACGTCGACGACGAAGAACGCCACAAAGCCGGCATCTAA
- a CDS encoding Ig-like domain-containing protein translates to MKKFLMSLALVLAPALALADVSVQPLNVEAKAQDQYLNYNFGTTFVHSARFQDFILTANGPDSTFIRGISVQGSFAYRVDTNCPQILMPGQQCVIRVIFSPSTTGGHWGDVTVHLRESNIYIRLFGNGIR, encoded by the coding sequence ATGAAAAAGTTTTTGATGTCTTTGGCGTTGGTTTTAGCTCCAGCCTTGGCTTTGGCAGATGTGTCTGTTCAGCCGCTGAATGTAGAGGCGAAAGCTCAGGATCAATATCTTAACTACAACTTCGGAACCACATTTGTTCACTCCGCAAGATTCCAGGATTTCATTCTGACGGCCAATGGCCCTGATTCCACATTCATTCGTGGTATCAGCGTTCAGGGTTCCTTCGCCTATCGCGTGGACACCAACTGCCCGCAGATTTTAATGCCGGGGCAGCAGTGTGTGATCCGTGTGATCTTCAGTCCATCCACAACCGGTGGTCACTGGGGTGATGTGACTGTTCACCTACGTGAAAGTAATATCTATATTCGTTTGTTCGGGAACGGCATCCGCTAG
- the thpR gene encoding RNA 2',3'-cyclic phosphodiesterase, whose amino-acid sequence MTRRLFLALNATDPLADTFLPTLKKLKINADRRDMTVKWVPLDNYHVTVTFLGDRPEEEVQKVAEALANVCQNFAPFDLKIEDVGAFSNEHDARVLWLGVQNKRSLNQFKEALDHELVEKNLLPKIEERPFSPHLTFGRLRNPRSVKDMISPFKRKSFGKIHVTEIVLYESTLQGAFPVYKPLARCKLTGSADLADAVPEQTNIDITFT is encoded by the coding sequence ATGACCAGACGACTGTTCCTTGCTCTCAACGCTACCGATCCTTTGGCAGACACCTTTCTGCCGACCTTAAAGAAACTCAAAATCAATGCTGATCGCCGTGACATGACCGTGAAGTGGGTCCCGCTGGACAACTACCACGTCACTGTGACGTTTTTGGGTGATCGCCCCGAAGAGGAAGTTCAGAAGGTAGCCGAAGCCCTGGCGAATGTTTGCCAGAACTTTGCGCCGTTTGATCTGAAGATCGAGGATGTCGGTGCCTTTTCAAATGAGCACGATGCCCGGGTTTTGTGGCTGGGTGTGCAAAACAAAAGAAGTCTGAATCAATTCAAGGAAGCTCTGGATCACGAGCTGGTGGAAAAGAATCTGCTGCCGAAAATTGAAGAGCGGCCATTTTCACCGCATCTGACCTTTGGAAGACTTCGCAACCCGCGAAGTGTGAAGGATATGATCTCGCCCTTTAAACGCAAAAGTTTCGGCAAGATTCATGTTACGGAAATCGTTCTGTACGAATCAACACTGCAAGGGGCCTTCCCTGTGTACAAGCCCCTCGCCCGTTGCAAGCTGACCGGAAGCGCCGACCTAGCGGATGCCGTTCCCGAACAAACGAATATAGATATTACTTTCACGTAG
- a CDS encoding TerC family protein, with protein sequence MSETLLFPFADFWWFYAGFIAFVIGMLALDLGVFHKHSHTVSFKEATIWSIVWVSIAMLFNLGLYYYTLHLYPETPALAKQVGLEFLTGYVIEKSLSVDNIFVFVVVFGFFSVPAKYQHRVLFYGILGALIFRAIFIALGSVLMQYQAVVLIFGVFLIITGVKMMFQPDKEVDPSQNWLIKWLKKHIRVADRMHEDHFFIKENGVKLATPLFIALVFLEFTDIIFAVDSVPAIFAITKEPLIVFTSNIFAILGLRSLYFLLAGVVDKFHLLKYGLALTLVFVGLKMVWLNKLFGGHFPIGISLGIIFAFIGGSIAASLIFPKKEA encoded by the coding sequence GTGTCCGAAACGTTACTATTCCCTTTTGCTGACTTCTGGTGGTTTTACGCAGGTTTCATCGCCTTTGTCATAGGTATGCTCGCCCTGGATCTGGGTGTATTTCATAAACACTCACATACGGTGAGTTTCAAAGAAGCCACGATCTGGTCGATTGTTTGGGTGTCGATCGCGATGCTCTTCAACTTGGGCTTGTATTACTACACCCTGCATCTTTACCCGGAAACCCCGGCCCTGGCCAAACAGGTGGGATTGGAGTTCCTGACCGGATATGTGATCGAAAAATCGCTGTCCGTCGATAACATCTTTGTCTTCGTCGTCGTGTTCGGTTTCTTCTCGGTTCCGGCCAAGTACCAGCACCGCGTGCTGTTCTATGGTATCCTGGGAGCCCTGATCTTCCGTGCGATCTTCATCGCTCTGGGATCAGTCCTGATGCAATACCAGGCTGTGGTTCTGATCTTCGGTGTGTTCCTGATCATCACAGGTGTGAAGATGATGTTTCAGCCGGACAAAGAAGTGGACCCTTCTCAAAACTGGTTGATCAAATGGCTTAAAAAGCACATCCGCGTTGCCGATCGCATGCATGAAGATCACTTCTTCATTAAAGAAAATGGCGTGAAACTGGCAACTCCGCTGTTTATTGCTCTGGTGTTCCTGGAATTCACGGACATCATCTTTGCGGTAGACTCTGTGCCGGCGATCTTCGCTATCACGAAAGAACCTCTGATTGTGTTCACGTCCAACATCTTTGCGATCCTGGGCTTGCGTTCCCTGTACTTCCTGCTGGCGGGCGTGGTTGATAAGTTCCACCTGCTGAAATACGGTCTGGCCCTGACTCTGGTGTTTGTCGGTCTTAAGATGGTATGGCTGAACAAGCTCTTCGGCGGCCACTTCCCGATTGGCATCTCTTTGGGCATCATTTTCGCGTTTATCGGTGGCTCTATTGCCGCTTCCCTGATATTCCCGAAAAAAGAAGCTTAA